One Rhodothermales bacterium DNA window includes the following coding sequences:
- a CDS encoding isoprenyl transferase, with the protein MQEKLKSAGPIPKHVAVIMDGNGRWAADRGKPRVFGHRAGVEAVRDTVRACGELGIGYLTLYTFSTENWQRPRTEVDALMRLLVQTTRREVAELLENNVQLNAIGNLSSLPASARRELTDAIEITSSNDGLVLTLAISYSGRWEIVEAARNIAREVAAGQLQPDSIDEAMFTAELTTAEMPDPDLLVRTGGELRISNFLLWQLAYSELYVTPTYWPDFRREHLYAAIRNFHDRERRFGRVSPVRTKDDG; encoded by the coding sequence GTGCAGGAAAAGCTCAAGTCGGCCGGGCCCATCCCGAAACACGTTGCTGTCATTATGGATGGCAACGGCCGTTGGGCAGCGGATCGCGGAAAGCCACGGGTTTTTGGGCACCGGGCTGGCGTGGAGGCGGTTCGCGACACGGTCAGGGCTTGCGGTGAACTCGGAATAGGATACCTGACCCTGTACACCTTCAGCACCGAGAACTGGCAGCGACCCCGAACCGAAGTCGATGCCCTCATGCGGCTGCTGGTGCAGACAACGCGGCGTGAAGTAGCCGAACTCCTCGAAAACAACGTCCAGCTGAACGCCATTGGCAACCTGAGTTCGCTACCGGCATCAGCCAGACGGGAATTGACTGACGCGATCGAGATCACATCGTCTAATGACGGTCTGGTGCTCACGCTGGCCATATCTTACAGCGGCAGGTGGGAAATTGTCGAAGCCGCACGGAACATCGCACGCGAGGTAGCGGCCGGACAATTGCAGCCGGACAGTATCGACGAGGCGATGTTCACCGCGGAGTTGACCACGGCCGAAATGCCAGATCCCGACCTGCTGGTTCGTACGGGCGGTGAGCTCCGGATATCGAATTTTCTGCTATGGCAGCTGGCCTATTCCGAACTGTACGTGACCCCCACTTACTGGCCCGACTTTCGACGAGAACATCTCTACGCTGCAATCCGGAACTTTCATGACCGTGAACGACGTTTTGGGCGCGTTTCCCCGGTTCGAACCAAAGACGACGGCTGA
- the bamA gene encoding outer membrane protein assembly factor BamA: MRSFCLALSWCLLLVAPTLAQEANNPFVEPVRVRVLGVSVEGAESDYTRTFVRQTSGLVEGQELTVPGDPAIGDAIRSIYRLGMFSDVEVLEDRRVGDGVFIAIRVQEEPKLGEYSFEGIKKKHAKELRKKVPLIRRSPVRPEAIENAELIIKEFFVEKGHPLVKTTVNRTEKEDDTVDLRFDIDRGPKVKVQDIQVHGNEYFSDRRVRKNMDTKSDSRWRFWRGAKFDRKKFEEDQQKVLDFYRERGFYDARIVSDSVYMTDVDSDPGLVVAITVEEGNPYFIRDIKWEGNTVYRDEQLEAALGLSAGNRFNGKSLEANLFGNKRSSDVSSLYMNQGYMRFNVNPVVRAVGSDSLDVVMEITEGDIYSFGNIDISGNTKTKEHVVRRELLTIPGQRFSRDMIQESVRRLLQLNYFTQESLAPGPRVEIDDAKKEVDLAYSLDETGSDQLELSGTWGRFGLVLQLRFTFNNFSAQNLFNGKAWRPLPAGDGQKLSVGVQTNGSYYQQYSLSFTEPWFKGRPRQMGVALSYSKIGRNPIISSSVSTGRLQTVSARTFYEQRLSWPDDKFSTSTSVGYQYFNNDNWISTLQAGVSNEVTFRQALIRNSTNHPIFPTAGSRMLFSFELAPPIGDLIQYHKWRFQTGWNVPIGNKLTLGISTDYGFIGSLTGDEVEFERFVVGGSPFETSGFSGTFFGKDVIYMRGYPISAIGPRRSGDPVGGRILNKYTSELRWLAVQSPQLSAAPYLFADAANTWNGFSTYNPASLFRSAGFGVRLFLPILGMVELAYGYNFDEFVPLSSSDDGDRGWSFQFTLGQGFN, encoded by the coding sequence ATGCGTTCTTTCTGCCTGGCATTGTCATGGTGCCTCCTCCTGGTCGCTCCGACTCTCGCGCAAGAGGCGAACAACCCATTTGTCGAGCCGGTGCGGGTTCGCGTCCTGGGCGTCAGCGTTGAGGGCGCGGAGAGCGACTACACCCGCACATTCGTTCGCCAGACCAGCGGTCTGGTCGAAGGCCAGGAACTGACCGTTCCGGGTGACCCTGCAATAGGCGATGCCATTCGATCCATCTACCGCCTTGGCATGTTTTCGGACGTCGAAGTTCTGGAAGACCGCCGGGTGGGAGACGGCGTCTTTATTGCGATTCGAGTACAGGAAGAACCGAAACTCGGTGAGTACAGCTTCGAAGGGATCAAGAAGAAGCATGCGAAGGAGCTACGGAAGAAGGTGCCGCTCATCAGGCGGAGCCCGGTGCGGCCCGAAGCTATCGAGAATGCCGAGCTGATCATCAAGGAGTTCTTCGTCGAAAAGGGACACCCGCTCGTGAAGACGACGGTTAATCGCACTGAAAAAGAGGATGACACAGTCGATCTCCGGTTCGACATCGACCGGGGCCCGAAGGTGAAGGTCCAGGATATCCAGGTGCACGGCAACGAGTATTTCTCCGATCGCAGGGTTCGGAAGAACATGGACACCAAGTCGGACAGCCGCTGGCGCTTCTGGCGCGGCGCGAAGTTCGACCGGAAGAAGTTCGAGGAGGATCAGCAGAAGGTTCTGGACTTCTACCGGGAGAGGGGTTTCTATGACGCCAGAATCGTATCAGATTCCGTGTATATGACGGACGTGGATTCGGATCCGGGTCTGGTCGTCGCGATCACGGTGGAAGAGGGAAATCCCTATTTCATTCGCGATATCAAGTGGGAGGGCAACACGGTCTACAGAGACGAGCAGCTTGAGGCGGCGCTGGGCCTGTCGGCGGGCAACCGCTTCAACGGCAAAAGCCTGGAGGCGAACCTGTTTGGAAACAAGCGTAGTTCCGACGTGTCGAGCCTCTACATGAATCAGGGATACATGCGGTTCAATGTCAATCCTGTTGTCCGGGCGGTCGGAAGCGACTCTCTCGACGTCGTGATGGAGATCACGGAGGGCGACATATACAGCTTTGGCAACATAGATATCAGTGGCAACACGAAGACGAAGGAACACGTGGTTCGCCGGGAACTGCTGACGATTCCGGGGCAGCGCTTCAGCCGTGACATGATCCAGGAGTCCGTTCGTCGTCTGCTGCAGCTGAACTACTTCACGCAGGAGTCGCTGGCACCGGGACCGCGTGTCGAGATTGACGATGCGAAGAAGGAGGTTGATCTGGCGTATTCATTGGATGAAACGGGAAGCGACCAGCTTGAACTTTCGGGAACGTGGGGTCGTTTTGGTCTCGTTCTGCAGCTGCGATTCACGTTCAACAATTTCTCGGCGCAGAATCTCTTCAACGGAAAAGCGTGGCGACCGCTTCCCGCAGGAGACGGCCAGAAGCTGTCCGTGGGCGTTCAGACTAACGGGAGCTACTACCAGCAGTATTCGCTCTCCTTCACGGAGCCATGGTTTAAGGGCCGGCCCCGACAGATGGGAGTTGCGCTCTCGTATTCAAAGATCGGTCGCAACCCGATCATTTCCAGCTCTGTTTCTACTGGCCGTTTGCAGACGGTGTCGGCGCGGACATTCTATGAGCAGCGCCTGAGTTGGCCGGACGACAAGTTCAGCACTTCGACGAGCGTCGGTTATCAGTACTTCAATAACGACAACTGGATCAGCACACTCCAGGCAGGAGTCAGCAACGAGGTGACGTTCCGGCAGGCGCTGATTCGGAATTCGACGAACCATCCAATATTTCCGACGGCAGGATCGAGGATGTTGTTCTCGTTCGAGCTTGCTCCGCCGATCGGCGATCTGATTCAGTACCACAAATGGCGTTTCCAGACCGGGTGGAACGTGCCCATCGGCAACAAGCTGACGCTCGGCATTTCGACCGACTATGGCTTTATCGGATCGCTTACGGGTGACGAAGTCGAGTTTGAGCGCTTCGTTGTGGGTGGCTCGCCGTTTGAGACTTCGGGCTTCAGCGGTACGTTTTTCGGGAAGGACGTGATCTACATGCGAGGCTATCCCATTTCGGCGATCGGCCCGCGGAGAAGTGGAGATCCTGTGGGTGGTCGGATTCTGAACAAGTACACTTCGGAGTTGCGCTGGCTTGCGGTTCAGTCCCCGCAGCTCTCCGCCGCACCCTACCTGTTTGCCGACGCCGCAAATACGTGGAACGGTTTTAGCACTTACAATCCGGCAAGCCTTTTCCGGTCGGCAGGATTCGGGGTTCGTCTGTTCCTGCCCATTCTGGGAATGGTGGAATTAGCATACGGGTATAATTTCGACGAATTTGTGCCGTTATCTTCGAGTGACGATGGAGATCGAGGGTGGTCCTTCCAGTTCACGCTGGGCCAGGGTTTCAACTAG
- a CDS encoding OmpH family outer membrane protein, with protein MTFYRSGLLLALLVLATAVPLQAQQRIAFIDSDAILNRIPEYATIQQQIDRLASEWDSELEQLRLGVDDMFKDYQSRELLYTNEERRKKREEIMREEEEIERLRMRYFGPEGELFVEQDKLMRPLQERILEAVEEVATSEGYDYVFDRSGDFLFLYAREQNDIGEKVLEELGIDVESTQRGG; from the coding sequence ATGACATTCTACAGATCCGGTTTGCTGCTTGCCTTGCTGGTGCTTGCGACGGCCGTTCCTTTGCAGGCTCAACAGCGAATCGCCTTTATCGATTCGGACGCGATTCTGAATCGGATTCCCGAGTACGCGACCATCCAGCAGCAGATTGACCGCCTGGCGTCTGAATGGGATTCCGAACTCGAGCAATTGAGGCTCGGCGTTGATGATATGTTCAAGGACTATCAGTCGCGCGAACTCCTCTATACGAACGAGGAGAGGCGTAAGAAGCGTGAAGAAATTATGCGCGAGGAAGAAGAAATCGAACGCCTTCGTATGAGATACTTCGGCCCGGAGGGGGAGTTGTTTGTCGAGCAAGACAAGCTGATGCGGCCGCTTCAGGAGAGAATTCTGGAAGCGGTTGAAGAAGTGGCAACCTCGGAAGGGTACGATTACGTTTTTGATCGCAGTGGCGATTTCCTGTTCCTCTATGCGCGGGAGCAGAACGACATTGGAGAGAAGGTGCTGGAGGAACTCGGCATTGATGTTGAGTCCACACAGCGCGGTGGCTAG
- a CDS encoding OmpH family outer membrane protein → MTTLKRLFGAALGVLLVVLATNVTTFSASAQTIKMGYADAELVLVNLPEYKTNAERVQRQIVSSQKELEALSGELQGDMQKFEKQAPILSPEKLAERQQELQQRYLALQQQGASKEQELAEFEADLMNPLIEKVGNAVNEVAAANGLDVVFKSPGLLYVNAATVKDITADVARSLGIQVSETDEAASPVGQ, encoded by the coding sequence ATGACGACTCTGAAACGACTTTTCGGTGCTGCACTCGGTGTACTTCTGGTAGTGCTGGCAACCAATGTGACAACCTTCTCCGCCTCGGCCCAGACGATCAAGATGGGATACGCCGACGCTGAGCTGGTACTCGTGAACCTTCCCGAGTACAAGACAAATGCAGAGCGAGTTCAGCGACAGATCGTGAGTTCGCAAAAAGAACTCGAGGCATTGAGCGGTGAGCTCCAGGGCGACATGCAGAAATTTGAAAAGCAGGCACCGATTCTCTCGCCGGAGAAGCTTGCCGAGCGCCAGCAGGAATTGCAGCAGCGATATCTTGCACTGCAGCAGCAGGGCGCGAGCAAGGAGCAGGAGCTTGCAGAATTTGAAGCTGACCTGATGAACCCGCTGATCGAGAAGGTGGGCAATGCGGTCAACGAAGTGGCAGCCGCGAACGGACTCGACGTCGTGTTCAAGTCGCCCGGCCTCTTGTACGTCAACGCAGCGACCGTTAAGGATATTACTGCGGATGTTGCCAGAAGCCTCGGCATTCAAGTGTCTGAGACCGACGAAGCGGCCTCCCCGGTGGGTCAGTAG
- the panB gene encoding 3-methyl-2-oxobutanoate hydroxymethyltransferase, protein MSTHRSTVSIEEARRITTQTLQEMKKAETPVSMLTAYDYTSARILDQSGVDVILVGDSASNVMAGHETTLPITLDQMIYHASSVVRGVQRALVVVDLPFGSYQGNSKGALASAIRIMKESGAHAVKLEGGSAVIGTVERIITAGIPVMGHLGLTPQSIYRFGTYKVRAREKEEADQLKRDSLLLEQAGCFAIVLEKIPLELAAEVTRSLRIPTIGIGAGPSCDGQVLVTHDLLGLTTDFNPRFVRRYGHLASEIQSAVENYIQDVRSRSFPTIDESY, encoded by the coding sequence ATGAGCACGCACAGATCAACAGTCTCGATCGAGGAAGCCAGGCGCATTACGACCCAGACGTTGCAGGAGATGAAGAAGGCGGAGACCCCCGTCTCGATGCTGACAGCCTATGACTATACGTCGGCCCGCATCCTCGACCAGTCGGGTGTGGACGTAATTCTTGTTGGCGACTCGGCTTCCAACGTAATGGCCGGACATGAGACGACACTGCCCATTACGCTCGACCAGATGATTTACCACGCGAGCTCGGTTGTTCGCGGCGTGCAACGTGCACTGGTCGTAGTGGACCTTCCATTCGGATCGTATCAGGGAAACTCGAAGGGAGCGCTGGCATCTGCCATTCGCATCATGAAAGAATCCGGAGCCCACGCCGTCAAACTGGAGGGCGGGTCGGCCGTCATCGGAACCGTCGAACGCATCATCACCGCGGGAATCCCGGTGATGGGTCATCTGGGGCTGACACCGCAGAGCATCTACCGATTCGGGACTTACAAGGTGCGCGCCCGGGAGAAAGAGGAAGCTGATCAGCTCAAGCGTGACTCGTTGCTGCTTGAGCAGGCGGGCTGCTTTGCGATCGTGCTCGAGAAGATTCCGCTTGAGCTCGCAGCCGAAGTCACCAGGTCTCTCCGAATACCAACGATTGGTATCGGGGCCGGACCGAGTTGTGACGGCCAGGTGCTCGTGACGCACGATCTGCTCGGACTCACGACCGATTTCAACCCGCGCTTTGTTCGGCGATACGGACACCTCGCGTCCGAAATCCAGAGCGCGGTTGAGAACTACATTCAAGATGTTCGATCCCGATCCTTCCCGACGATTGACGAAAGCTACTAG
- the surE gene encoding 5'/3'-nucleotidase SurE, translating into MDKPARNPSDRPLILVSNDDGIDAPGIVALVCAMQGLGDIHVVAPVDEQSAVGHAITIRSPVRARRWQLVGDPEHAAAFAVTGTPADCVKLAVDKLLPRLPDLVVSGINKGPNTAVNIIYSGTVSAATEAAILGIDSIAFSLCNYRATDYETAGRMARFVAESVLSRGLPDGILLNVNIPDLPYHEISGIEITRQARSMWEESFVERRDPFNERYYWLSGTFVNLDEGPDTDVGAVERGYVSVTPIQHDLTAYDQLGPLGEWKWQTEPIPNDSGTGQ; encoded by the coding sequence ATGGACAAACCCGCACGCAACCCCTCTGACCGTCCACTGATTCTGGTCAGCAACGACGACGGAATAGACGCACCGGGTATCGTCGCACTCGTGTGTGCGATGCAAGGGCTCGGAGACATCCACGTCGTGGCGCCGGTCGATGAGCAGAGTGCGGTAGGCCATGCCATTACCATTCGCTCGCCCGTCCGCGCGCGACGCTGGCAGCTTGTCGGAGACCCTGAGCACGCGGCCGCGTTCGCCGTAACCGGTACGCCGGCGGATTGTGTCAAGCTGGCGGTGGACAAGCTCCTTCCGCGATTGCCGGATCTGGTCGTGAGCGGAATCAACAAAGGGCCGAATACGGCCGTCAACATTATCTATTCCGGCACCGTGAGTGCCGCGACCGAAGCGGCAATTCTCGGTATAGACTCCATCGCATTTTCTCTCTGTAACTATCGCGCGACGGACTACGAGACGGCTGGACGTATGGCCCGCTTTGTTGCCGAGAGCGTTCTTTCCAGAGGTTTGCCCGATGGGATTCTGCTTAACGTGAACATCCCGGATCTGCCGTACCACGAAATCTCCGGAATCGAGATCACCCGCCAGGCGCGGTCTATGTGGGAGGAGTCTTTTGTGGAACGGCGGGATCCATTCAACGAACGTTACTACTGGCTGTCAGGGACGTTCGTAAATCTCGACGAAGGTCCGGATACCGACGTCGGCGCGGTCGAACGGGGCTATGTTTCTGTCACTCCAATCCAGCATGACCTGACGGCGTACGACCAACTCGGACCGTTGGGCGAATGGAAGTGGCAGACTGAACCCATACCGAACGACTCTGGCACTGGTCAGTGA